In Drosophila yakuba strain Tai18E2 chromosome X, Prin_Dyak_Tai18E2_2.1, whole genome shotgun sequence, a single genomic region encodes these proteins:
- the LOC6525725 gene encoding actin-related protein 8 isoform X1 has product MQRSRASSTSSGRQPAPPPIGLPQPQAQPLEAPKIIVIHPGSQHLRIGRAADLNPLTLLHAVAYRRRQLAGDRPHHDPLLPPLDNVNSALMGEFEEQRLAVSRILQHCVVDDKNRLRVATPPQQLAHFNRSSQAEKVPPPGGQIADEPWLDREAPVLFDDRILRLSAVDARDYDIHFPMQRGELNVHKEKGGSLQASLQHLERIWSYALKERLKIPLRELGTHCAVLVVNDVYVRRYLREFMTLLLQRLGFRRCFLVQDSVASTYGAGIGYGCVVDIGAQKTSIACIEDGISQLDARVRLPYGGGDLNQVLLLLLRKCGFPYRECNVQESYVDAHLLDELKERFCHLNASVCGAQEKHFNLRKQNGQWLRYTIQVGDEALMAPLALFHTELLSITGRTKAVCTQQAAQDQYDCEDCFDAEYLKETGRKNGVRGGDSLPLTTSGSQPRPQLPVTADDEELIVVDQDETNSNCQSQPGSQTAGGQLNSNGCYHNGQGQVLPLDQAVIQAISRLSNYETKRKMFGSILLVGSSAKLPGLAAWLEHRISQQVQSTGTEVNVLTKGMDAGMVAWKGAAIMSVLESARELWISQHDWQRHGLRVLRERSPFLW; this is encoded by the exons ATTTGAGGATCGGTAGGGCGGCCGACCTGAATCCACTGACCCTGCTGCATGCGGTCGCCTATAGGAGGCGTCAGCTGGCCGGCGATAGGCCGCATCATGATCCGCTCCTGCCGCCGCTGGACAACGTCAACTCCGCCCTGATGGGCGAGTTCGAGGAGCAGCGCCTGGCGGTGTCGCGCATTCTGCAGCACTGCGTCGTCGATGACAAGAACCGTCTGCGGGTGGCCACTCCGCCGCAGCAGCTGGCCCACTTCAATCGGAGCAGTCAGGCGGAGAAGGTGCCGCCGCCAGGTGGCCAAATAGCGGACGAACCCTGGCTGGATCGCGAGGCACCCGTGCTGTTCGACGACCGGATCCTGCGACTCAGCGCCGTGGATGCACGCGACTACGACATCCACTTTCCCATGCAAAGGGGCGAGCTGAATGTGCACAAGGAGAAGGGCGGTTCGCTACAA GCCAGCCTGCAGCACTTGGAACGAATCTGGTCGTACGCCCTGAAGGAGCGTCTGAAGATTCCGCTGCGTGAACTGGGCACCCACTGCGCCGTCTTGGTGGTCAACGATGTCTATGTGCGACGGTATTTGCGCGAGTTCATGaccctgctgctgcagcgttTGGGTTTTCGACGCTGCTTCCTTGTACAGGACAGCGTTGCCTCCACCTATGGCGCTGGCATTGGGTACGGCTGTGTGGTGGACATTGGCGCTCAAAAGACGTCCATTGCCTGCATCGAGGATGGCATTTCCCAGCTGGATGCCAGGGTGCGACTGCCCTATGGCGGTGGCGATCTCAATCAGGTGCTACTCCTGCTGCTGCGCAAATGCGGCTTTCCCTATCGCGAGTGCAATGTGCAGGAGAGCTATGTGGATGCCCATTTGCTGGACGAGCTAAAGGAGAGGTTCTGCCATCTGAATGCCAGCGTTTGTGGCGCCCAGGAGAAGCACTTCAATCTGCGCAAACAGAACGGCCAGTGGCTGCGCTACACCATACAGGTGGGCGATGAAGCCCTTATGGCACCACTGGCCCTCTTCCACACCGAGCTCCTGAGTATTACTGGACGGACGAAAGCAGTTTGTACGCAGCAGGCGGCGCAGGACCAATACGACTGCGAGGACTGCTTCGATGCAGAGTATCTGAAGGAGACGGGTCGGAAGAATGGGGTGAGGGGTGGAGACAGCTTGCCCCTGACCACCAGCGGATCCCAGCCGCGACCCCAGCTACCCGTGACCGCCGACGATGAGGAGCTCATTGTGGTGGATCAGGACGAGACCAACAGCAACTGTCAGTCACAGCCGGGCTCACAGACAGCTGGTGGGCAGCTGAACTCGAACGGCTGCTATCACAACGGCCAGGGTCAGGTATTGCCTTTGGACCAGGCCGTTATCCAAGCCATTAGCCGACTGTCCAACTACGAGACCAAGCGCAAGATGTTTGGCTCCATTCTGCTCGTGGGCAGCAGTGCTAAGTTGCCGGgcctggctgcctggctgGAGCACCGGATTAGCCAGCAGGTGCAGTCCACCGGCACCGAGGTGAACGTCCTCACCAAGGGCATGGACGCCGGCATGGTGGCGTGGAAGGGTGCAGCCATTATGTCGGTGCTGGAAAGTGCCCGCGAGCTGTGGATATCTCAGCATGACTGGCAGCGTCATGGACTGCGGGTGCTCCGCGAGAGATCTCCATTCCTCTGGTGA
- the LOC6525725 gene encoding actin-related protein 8 isoform X2, translating to MGEFEEQRLAVSRILQHCVVDDKNRLRVATPPQQLAHFNRSSQAEKVPPPGGQIADEPWLDREAPVLFDDRILRLSAVDARDYDIHFPMQRGELNVHKEKGGSLQASLQHLERIWSYALKERLKIPLRELGTHCAVLVVNDVYVRRYLREFMTLLLQRLGFRRCFLVQDSVASTYGAGIGYGCVVDIGAQKTSIACIEDGISQLDARVRLPYGGGDLNQVLLLLLRKCGFPYRECNVQESYVDAHLLDELKERFCHLNASVCGAQEKHFNLRKQNGQWLRYTIQVGDEALMAPLALFHTELLSITGRTKAVCTQQAAQDQYDCEDCFDAEYLKETGRKNGVRGGDSLPLTTSGSQPRPQLPVTADDEELIVVDQDETNSNCQSQPGSQTAGGQLNSNGCYHNGQGQVLPLDQAVIQAISRLSNYETKRKMFGSILLVGSSAKLPGLAAWLEHRISQQVQSTGTEVNVLTKGMDAGMVAWKGAAIMSVLESARELWISQHDWQRHGLRVLRERSPFLW from the exons ATGGGCGAGTTCGAGGAGCAGCGCCTGGCGGTGTCGCGCATTCTGCAGCACTGCGTCGTCGATGACAAGAACCGTCTGCGGGTGGCCACTCCGCCGCAGCAGCTGGCCCACTTCAATCGGAGCAGTCAGGCGGAGAAGGTGCCGCCGCCAGGTGGCCAAATAGCGGACGAACCCTGGCTGGATCGCGAGGCACCCGTGCTGTTCGACGACCGGATCCTGCGACTCAGCGCCGTGGATGCACGCGACTACGACATCCACTTTCCCATGCAAAGGGGCGAGCTGAATGTGCACAAGGAGAAGGGCGGTTCGCTACAA GCCAGCCTGCAGCACTTGGAACGAATCTGGTCGTACGCCCTGAAGGAGCGTCTGAAGATTCCGCTGCGTGAACTGGGCACCCACTGCGCCGTCTTGGTGGTCAACGATGTCTATGTGCGACGGTATTTGCGCGAGTTCATGaccctgctgctgcagcgttTGGGTTTTCGACGCTGCTTCCTTGTACAGGACAGCGTTGCCTCCACCTATGGCGCTGGCATTGGGTACGGCTGTGTGGTGGACATTGGCGCTCAAAAGACGTCCATTGCCTGCATCGAGGATGGCATTTCCCAGCTGGATGCCAGGGTGCGACTGCCCTATGGCGGTGGCGATCTCAATCAGGTGCTACTCCTGCTGCTGCGCAAATGCGGCTTTCCCTATCGCGAGTGCAATGTGCAGGAGAGCTATGTGGATGCCCATTTGCTGGACGAGCTAAAGGAGAGGTTCTGCCATCTGAATGCCAGCGTTTGTGGCGCCCAGGAGAAGCACTTCAATCTGCGCAAACAGAACGGCCAGTGGCTGCGCTACACCATACAGGTGGGCGATGAAGCCCTTATGGCACCACTGGCCCTCTTCCACACCGAGCTCCTGAGTATTACTGGACGGACGAAAGCAGTTTGTACGCAGCAGGCGGCGCAGGACCAATACGACTGCGAGGACTGCTTCGATGCAGAGTATCTGAAGGAGACGGGTCGGAAGAATGGGGTGAGGGGTGGAGACAGCTTGCCCCTGACCACCAGCGGATCCCAGCCGCGACCCCAGCTACCCGTGACCGCCGACGATGAGGAGCTCATTGTGGTGGATCAGGACGAGACCAACAGCAACTGTCAGTCACAGCCGGGCTCACAGACAGCTGGTGGGCAGCTGAACTCGAACGGCTGCTATCACAACGGCCAGGGTCAGGTATTGCCTTTGGACCAGGCCGTTATCCAAGCCATTAGCCGACTGTCCAACTACGAGACCAAGCGCAAGATGTTTGGCTCCATTCTGCTCGTGGGCAGCAGTGCTAAGTTGCCGGgcctggctgcctggctgGAGCACCGGATTAGCCAGCAGGTGCAGTCCACCGGCACCGAGGTGAACGTCCTCACCAAGGGCATGGACGCCGGCATGGTGGCGTGGAAGGGTGCAGCCATTATGTCGGTGCTGGAAAGTGCCCGCGAGCTGTGGATATCTCAGCATGACTGGCAGCGTCATGGACTGCGGGTGCTCCGCGAGAGATCTCCATTCCTCTGGTGA